CCTTGAATAAAATGCTTTGGCTTTAATTGATTTGTTCATTAAATGAAATCCTCTTGATAATCAACTTCTAAAAGCGGTAGCAAATAGATAGAGAAGCAGATTTCGCCCCACTCCGACTGGCCCAATCTTTTAAGGCTTCAATCTGATGACTGGCAATTTTAGCTAAAGGAATACAATCTGCAATTGAATCTAAAATATCCTCAGTTGTAAATTCTCGGTTTTGACTAAATCCAAATTGCATCGCATCATAAATTACTTGCTCAATTTCAGCACCGGAAAAATCTTTAGAACCCGACGCTAATAATTCAAAGTTGAATTGATTGGATTCTTGATTAGGGCTCTCCTGAGCGGAGTCGAAGGGTCTTAAACGGTTTAAGTGGACTTTAAAGATTTGTTCCCGTTCTGATTGAGTCGGTAAACTTAACCAGAATAATTCATCAAATCTGCCTTTTCTAATAAATTCAGCAGGCAAAAGTTCAACATTGTTGGCAGTAGCCACTACAAATACCGGAGCGGTCTTTTCGGCTAACCATCTTAATAAGGTTGCAAATACCCGCTTACTTGTGCCTGAATCCCCATCTGATTGATTATTTGAGAATGATTTATCAATTTCATCTATGAAAAGCACCACGGGCGCGATAGCTTCTGCTAATTTAATTACCTGTCTGACCCGCGACTCACTTTCCCCAACAATCCCACCAAATAACCGCCCAACGTCTAATCTTAATAAAGGTAATTTCCATTCAGCAGCAATTGTCTTAGCTGTAGCGAACTGCAAACATAAACGTTTCAAACCGCAAACAAGTCAATTTTCAAACCACATTAACTGCAAATAAGGG
The nucleotide sequence above comes from Planktothrix agardhii NIES-204. Encoded proteins:
- a CDS encoding AAA ATPase central domain protein, producing MKRLCLQFATAKTIAAEWKLPLLRLDVGRLFGGIVGESESRVRQVIKLAEAIAPVVLFIDEIDKSFSNNQSDGDSGTSKRVFATLLRWLAEKTAPVFVVATANNVELLPAEFIRKGRFDELFWLSLPTQSEREQIFKVHLNRLRPFDSAQESPNQESNQFNFELLASGSKDFSGAEIEQVIYDAMQFGFSQNREFTTEDILDSIADCIPLAKIASHQIEALKDWASRSGAKSASLSICYRF